In the Syntrophales bacterium genome, one interval contains:
- the nikR gene encoding nickel-responsive transcriptional regulator NikR gives MSELVRFGVSLDKSLLDKFDRLIRERRYTNRSEALRDLIREELVKKAWAEDMEVAGAVTFLFDHHQRDLQNRITDIQHDYQKLIISTQHVHLDHDNCLEIVAVRGKAGKIQELTNRLKATRGVRHCSLSISSAGKDAR, from the coding sequence ATGTCCGAACTGGTCCGCTTCGGAGTTTCCCTCGACAAGAGCCTCCTCGACAAGTTCGACCGCCTGATCCGGGAGCGGCGCTACACCAACCGCTCCGAGGCCCTGCGGGACCTCATCCGCGAGGAACTGGTGAAGAAGGCCTGGGCGGAAGACATGGAGGTGGCCGGGGCTGTCACGTTCCTGTTCGACCATCACCAGCGGGACCTGCAAAACCGCATCACCGACATCCAGCACGATTACCAGAAACTCATCATCTCCACCCAGCACGTCCATCTGGATCACGACAACTGCCTGGAGATCGTCGCCGTCCGCGGGAAGGCCGGCAAAATCCAGGAGCTGACGAACCGCCTGAAGGCGACCCGGGGCGTGCGCCACTGTTCCCTCTCCATCTCCAGCGCCGGAAAGGATGCCCGGTGA
- the hypE gene encoding hydrogenase expression/formation protein HypE gives MSNDRILLEHGGGGLLSHELIAARFVPLFRNPWLERLEDGAVAEIDGVKICLTTDSYVIQPPFFPGGDIGSLAVHGTVNDLSVCGAMPLFLSAGYILEEGFPLADLDRIVRSMAEAAEKAGVRIVTGDTKVVPRGAADGIFINTSGIGVVRYPAPLSVRSIAPGDAVILSGFLGDHGAAVLSVRKDLGLRTEILSDSAPLNGLVAAALGASSRVHCMRDATRGGLGAILAEIAGQSCLEITIEEKSLPIREEVRGVCEILGLDPLFLANEGKMALFCPQEEADRVLSAMKGHPLGRDAAVIGAVAEAGKGRLILHTAVGGSRVVDLPTGELVPRIC, from the coding sequence ATGAGCAACGACCGGATCCTGCTGGAGCACGGCGGAGGCGGCCTGCTGTCGCACGAGCTGATCGCCGCGCGGTTTGTCCCCCTCTTCCGGAACCCCTGGCTGGAAAGGCTGGAAGACGGCGCCGTCGCGGAGATCGACGGAGTGAAAATCTGCCTGACGACCGATTCCTACGTGATCCAACCGCCTTTCTTTCCCGGCGGCGACATCGGGTCCCTGGCCGTCCACGGAACTGTGAACGACCTGTCCGTCTGCGGCGCGATGCCCCTGTTCCTGAGCGCTGGCTACATCCTGGAGGAGGGGTTCCCCCTGGCGGACCTGGACCGGATTGTCCGCTCCATGGCGGAGGCCGCCGAAAAGGCGGGGGTCCGCATCGTCACCGGGGACACCAAGGTCGTCCCCCGGGGAGCCGCCGACGGGATCTTCATCAACACCTCCGGGATCGGTGTCGTCCGCTATCCCGCACCCCTCTCCGTCCGGAGCATCGCTCCGGGAGACGCCGTGATCCTGAGCGGGTTCCTCGGCGACCACGGAGCGGCGGTCCTGAGCGTCCGCAAGGACCTGGGCCTCCGGACGGAGATCCTGTCGGACTCGGCGCCCCTGAACGGGCTCGTCGCGGCGGCCCTCGGCGCCAGTTCACGGGTTCACTGCATGCGGGACGCCACGCGCGGGGGGCTGGGGGCCATCCTGGCGGAGATCGCCGGCCAGTCCTGCCTGGAAATCACGATCGAAGAAAAGAGCCTGCCGATCCGGGAAGAGGTGCGGGGGGTGTGCGAAATCCTCGGACTGGACCCGCTCTTCCTGGCGAACGAGGGCAAAATGGCCCTGTTCTGCCCACAGGAGGAAGCGGACCGGGTCCTCTCGGCCATGAAGGGACATCCCCTGGGCCGGGACGCCGCCGTCATCGGAGCCGTTGCAGAGGCGGGAAAAGGCCGGTTGATCCTGCACACCGCAGTGGGCGGCTCCCGGGTCGTCGACCTCCCCACGGGGGAGCTGGTTCCCCGGATCTGCTGA